GAAACTagatccaaaaaaattgttgcaAAATCTCATCACCGGCATCAGCTTCTCGATCAAAACTCCGAACTTAGCCAAGAAAATCTTACTAAATGTGATACAACTcatgattttgaaaaaaactgTTCGGAAAAGACAGATTCTACTTCAGCTGATAATATTGCTGGATTTACCATTTTAGAAGCACTTTCCGCTACTGGATTGCGTTCCATTCGGTATGCTAAGGAGTTGCCAAATGTCAAAAGGATACTTGCAAATgatttattagaaaatgcTGTGAAAACCATCGAGAAGAATGTTAATTACAATAATGTGAGCGATATAGTAATTCCTAATAAAGGAGACGCTAATGCTGTTATGCATATGAACAAATTTCATTACGATGTGATTGACCTTGATCCTTATGGATCTGCTGCCCCGTTTCTGGATGCTGCTGTACAATCCGTTTCAAAGGACGGTCTTCTATGCATCACATGTACTGATTCAGCTGTTCTAGCCGGTAATGCATATCCAGAGAAATGCTTTTCTAATTATGGTGGGTCCTCTTTGCGCTCTAATTTTTGTCATGAGCAGGCTGTTCGTCATTTGCTTTATGCTATTGCAGCTTCTGCTGCAAAATATGGTCGCGCTATCAAGCCGCTACTTTCCCTAAGTAttgatttttactttcGCGTATTTGTTCAAATTAAAGCAAAGCCTGTTCtcgtaaaaaatttacaaagtCAATCGCTATTGATATACCATTGTTCAGGCTGCGGTAGCTTTGCCGAGCAACCACTTGGAAAAACTTCTCCGGGAAGACTACCTGGAACCACCAAATTCTCTAATGCTTCGGGGCCTCCTGTATCTGCTAACTGTGAACATTGTGGATATGTGCATCATGTTGGAGGCCCTTTATGGGGTGGACCCCTACATGATGCAgaatttctcaaaaaaatgcGCGCCATTGCAGAAGATTTAGACCCTGAAGTCTATGGCACTAAACGAAGAATCTTAGGTATGCTCGCTTTGGCTGATGAAGAACTACCAGATGttccattttattttgttttatccCAAATTTGTAGCGTCTTGCGCTCCCAATCTCCTCCTcaaaatatatttgtttCAGCTTTGTTAAACGCTGGATATCGGGTTTCTGGTTCTCATGCCAAGAGTAATgcaattaaaacaaatgcTCCCTGGTCCTTCGTTTGGGATGTTTTGCGCTCTTGGATTAAAGATCATCCAGTGaagcttgaaaatattagtAAAACATCTGCTGGAGCAGcgattttggaaaaaactCCCACAGCTGAGGTTGATTTTACATTCAGGCCCGATTCCGAGTTTGcatccaaaaaagaaggttaTACTCGATATCAAATGAACCCAACTGAAAATTGGGGCCCAAAAAGTAAACCTGGTAAAAGAACTATCGCTGAAGTTGACTCAAAATCTTAGGTAAAGTGGAGCACAGTTTAAATACTCCTTGTATTTTAGGTTTTTGGATAGTACATACAATTTCATTCTTTATGTTATTTCGGAAGGTTTATGCAAATTATAAACAGGCTAGtacaaaaaagatttagTTTGTGTATTCCATACTAAATACTTGTTTAAACTAATAGTATCCGCAACACAATTAGCAATGttaaaatgatttattgtttaaccgtattcttcttttttacataattatttaaagaaggtgcaaatattttcttaattcttttgcttcaacaatttttggtaTTGTTACTTTCGTTGGTGGGGT
This region of Schizosaccharomyces pombe strain 972h- genome assembly, chromosome: II genomic DNA includes:
- the trm1 gene encoding mitochondrial tRNA (guanine-N2-)-methyltransferase Trm1.1, which codes for MYEANMLRLSQRISNAVNHFSTAMMSGASASLTEGSAIIPFSNPNEVFYNPVQQFNRDLSVTAIRAWSETRSKKIVAKSHHRHQLLDQNSELSQENLTKCDTTHDFEKNCSEKTDSTSADNIAGFTILEALSATGLRSIRYAKELPNVKRILANDLLENAVKTIEKNVNYNNVSDIVIPNKGDANAVMHMNKFHYDVIDLDPYGSAAPFLDAAVQSVSKDGLLCITCTDSAVLAGNAYPEKCFSNYGGSSLRSNFCHEQAVRHLLYAIAASAAKYGRAIKPLLSLSIDFYFRVFVQIKAKPVLVKNLQSQSLLIYHCSGCGSFAEQPLGKTSPGRLPGTTKFSNASGPPVSANCEHCGYVHHVGGPLWGGPLHDAEFLKKMRAIAEDLDPEVYGTKRRILGMLALADEELPDVPFYFVLSQICSVLRSQSPPQNIFVSALLNAGYRVSGSHAKSNAIKTNAPWSFVWDVLRSWIKDHPVKLENISKTSAGAAILEKTPTAEVDFTFRPDSEFASKKEGYTRYQMNPTENWGPKSKPGKRTIAEVDSKS
- the trm1 gene encoding mitochondrial and nuclear tRNA (guanine-N2-)-methyltransferase Trm1.2; its protein translation is MSGASASLTEGSAIIPFSNPNEVFYNPVQQFNRDLSVTAIRAWSETRSKKIVAKSHHRHQLLDQNSELSQENLTKCDTTHDFEKNCSEKTDSTSADNIAGFTILEALSATGLRSIRYAKELPNVKRILANDLLENAVKTIEKNVNYNNVSDIVIPNKGDANAVMHMNKFHYDVIDLDPYGSAAPFLDAAVQSVSKDGLLCITCTDSAVLAGNAYPEKCFSNYGGSSLRSNFCHEQAVRHLLYAIAASAAKYGRAIKPLLSLSIDFYFRVFVQIKAKPVLVKNLQSQSLLIYHCSGCGSFAEQPLGKTSPGRLPGTTKFSNASGPPVSANCEHCGYVHHVGGPLWGGPLHDAEFLKKMRAIAEDLDPEVYGTKRRILGMLALADEELPDVPFYFVLSQICSVLRSQSPPQNIFVSALLNAGYRVSGSHAKSNAIKTNAPWSFVWDVLRSWIKDHPVKLENISKTSAGAAILEKTPTAEVDFTFRPDSEFASKKEGYTRYQMNPTENWGPKSKPGKRTIAEVDSKS